The Bicyclus anynana chromosome 4, ilBicAnyn1.1, whole genome shotgun sequence genome window below encodes:
- the LOC112042958 gene encoding DNA polymerase alpha catalytic subunit → MADSIANSRSKRQKVDKHGRMSAFERLKQLKGKGSKHKYDVDEMDNVYDTVDESEYSERVLQRQEDDWIEDDGTGYVEDGREIFDDDEIDDSYVATDKKESGRGQKRKARVAPLGPTGKGNIRNLLGSMPTKKKEDVKISEDNILSDIMSDLDGNAPSLVKPKPVVPTKANIIESSKRDAQNYFKGLSLTVKKPTPVVKVEETSEEHKNASMEKNNVEKQSNGHTVLKKPEWKIDKEIKRELEDSATQNIEEFSTQDIDFGDDFSNDAVLCDIKVKEETPSVSNTKKELTPNISTPNTITDVAEEFLNEDFDIFPAKNIKTELKPLTSNWAEQSDNQVVATVQTDGELPLQNNKEGEKILKFYWLDAWEDRYVKPGVVYLFGKVYVKPSNKKAGCASCCLVVKNVNRQLFLLPREYKLDPITLEPTDQEVTMMDVYQEFNTAVASELGLKEFKSRKVTKNYCFNLPDIPAQCDYLEVRYSATLPPPPTNKTYLTFSHAFGANTSSLETFLLERKIKGPCWLEVKQVENVLAKVSWCKLEAACDKIENINVIRNDSDLEPPPIVIAALNMRTTTDPKTNKTKILMLSCLAHNSFPIHKPPPNPPFNQHFCVMTKCNDIWPLDLKQHLPQYKATKLTKCDTERELLNYFMVQFWKLDPDLVVGHDLQGFLQDLLIGNILDLRIPNWSRLGRLKRSVAPQKKFAARDAFLGRLVCDIKVSAMELIRARSFDLDTLSVNVLKMKEGERVDVALEDIPRYYESSNDLLQLVTLSMQDASYILKIMCELNVIPLALQITQIAGNVMSRTLMGGRSERNEFLLLHAFTEKQYIVPDKVYGKKATGDDADVEDNDGSNNVSKKQGKKKAAYSGGLVLDPKKGFYDKLILLMDFNSLYPSIIQEYNICFTTIKRRNGAVSDDDINNLVLPSSNTDFGVLPTQIRKLVESRREVKKLMKSPDLPSEQYMQYNIRQMALKLTANSMYGCLGFTHSRFYAKPLAALVTLKGREILMDTKEIVQKLNYEVVYGDTDSLMINTNCLDYDYVFKIGNDLKREINKKYKQIELDIDGVFKYLLLLKKKKYAAVVISRNKNGEFVFIQEHKGLDIVRRDWSQLAAESGKFILSQILSEQSADERLESIQNHLSKLKEDLVSSKIPLSLLTITKQLTKNPNEYADKSAQPHVQVALRLNSKNSRRFKKGDIVPYIICEDGTANSATQRAYHVEELKNSENLKVDYRYYLAHQLHPVISRICEPIEGMDPARVADCLGLDPSGYRQMIKKENTNTDQYEVENDQEKYRHCKDFTFVCVNEGCKKENRIRETFVKLDKETVSFLERCQNEKCPVKPIDYLACIQNQLTLQMRQYHNLYYAGWISCEDPACGYRTVRLPQTFAGGYPLCRQCEKGVMFREYTEKDVYLQINFFLFLFDLNKNNASKTKVALQVVAAYQVLKEMVEDVLAHSAYSIINLSKLFRFFSLDKKNGEKVEPEPIEIDILPENEHIDALMEMGPY, encoded by the exons atGGCGGACTCTATAG CGAATTCCAGATCTAAACGGCAGAAAGTGGATAAACATGGCCGTATGTCGGCTTTCGAGAGGTTGAAACAACTAAAAGGGAAAGGATCAAAACATAAATATGACGTGGATGAAATGGATAATGTGTATGATACGGTGGACGAATCTGAGTACAGTGAACGTGTGTTACAGAGGCAGGAAGATGACTGGATTGAAGAtg ATGGAACTGGCTATGTGGAGGATGGCAGAGAGATATTTGATGATGACGAGATTGATGACTCCTATGTAGCAACAGATAAAAAGGAATCTGGTCGAGGGCAAAAGAGGAAAGCCAGAGTTGCACCACTGGGTCCCACTGGAAAAGGCAATATCAGGAACCTTTTAGGTTCCATGCCAACCAAGAAGAAAGAG GATGTAAAAATATCAGAGGATAACATTTTGTCAGACATAATGTCAGATTTGGATGGCAATGCCCCCTCTTTGGTCAAGCCAAAGCCTGTGGTTCCTACAAAAGCCAATATTATTGAATCAAGCAAAAGAGATGCTCAGAATTACTTCAAAGGCCTTTCATTGACAGTGAAAAAACCAACTCCAGTTGTAAAAGTTGAAGAAACTTCAGAAGAGCATAAAAATGCTTCTATG GAGAAAAATAATGTAGAAAAGCAATCCAATGGTCATACAGTATTAAAAAAACCAGAATGGAAAAtagataaagaaattaaaagagAACTTGAAGACTCTGCCACTCAGAACATAGAAGAATTTTCCACACAAGACATAGATTTTGGTGATGACTTTAGCAATGATGCAGTTTTGTGTGATATTAAAGTAAAAGAAGAAACACCAAGTGTCTCCAATACAAAGAAAGAACTTACTCCAAATATATCTACACCTAATACAATAACAGATGTCGCTGAAGAGTTTTTGAATGAGGACTTTGACATATTTCCTGCAAAGAATATAAAGACTGAACTAAAACCATTAACCAGTAACTGGGCAGAACAAAGTGATAACCAAGTAGTGGCTACAGTCCAGACTGATGGAGAGTTGCCATTACAAAACAACAAAGAAGGAGAGAAG attttaaaGTTCTACTGGTTGGACGCATGGGAAGACAGATATGTGAAGCCTGGTGTAGTGTACTTGTTTGGTAAAGTGTATGTGAAACCTTCCAACAAGAAGGCCGGCTGTGCATCTTGCTGTTTGGTTGTCAAGAATGTTAATAGGCAACTGTTCCTGCTACCTAGAGAATAT AAACTGGACCCAATAACCCTAGAACCAACTGACCAAGAGGTGACAATGATGGACGTGTACCAGGAATTCAATACTGCAGTGGCCAGTGAGCTCGGGCTGAAGGAGTTCAAATCGCGAAAGGTTACGAAGAACTACTGCTTCAACCTGCCCGACATACCCGCTCAGTGTGATTACTTGGAAGTCAGATATTct GCTACATTGCCTCCGCCGCCAACCAACAAAACCTACTTAACATTCTCACACGCGTTTGGCGCGAACACTTCGTCCTTAGAAACATTCCTACTAGAGAGAAAAATCAAAGGCCCGTGTTGGCTGGAAGTGAAGCAAGTAGAGAATGTTCTGGCCAAAGTGTCGTGGTGCAAGTTGGAGGCCGCCTGCGACAAAATAGAGAACATAAATGTTATCAGGAATGATAGTGATTTGGAGCCACCTCCGATAGTGATTGCAGCT CTGAATATGAGGACAACCACAGATCCTAAAACAAACAAGACAAAGATATTGATGCTCAGTTGTCTGGCGCATAACTCCTTCCCTATACACAAGCCTCCGCCGAATCCGCCTTTCAATCAACATTTTTGTG TGATGACGAAATGCAATGATATTTGGCCACTCGACCTAAAACAACACTTACCTCAGTACAAAGCTACTAAATTGACCAAATGTGACACAGAACGAGAACTTCTAAACTACTTCATGGTACAGTTCTGGAAGCTAGATCCAGACTTAGTAGTTGGTCACGACTTACAAGGGTTCCTACAGGACTTGCTCATAGGAAATATACTAGACTTACGCATACCGAATTGGTCAAGACTTGGTCGCCTAAAAAGATCTGTGGCTcctcaaaaaaagtttgcagcAAGAGATGCGTTTTTGGGCAGACTAGTTTGCGATATCAAAGTATCCGCAATGGAGCTTATTAGGGCTAGAAGCTTCGATCTTGATACCTTGAGTGTAAATGTTTTGAAGATGAAAGAAGGCGAGCGGGTCGACGTTGCTCTTGAAGACATACCGCGCTATTACGAAAGCAGTAATGACCTTTTACAACTTGTTACACTGAGCATGCAAGACGCGTCGTATATACTCAAAATCATGTGCGAACTGAACGTAATTCCTTTAGCTCTACAAATTACTCAGATCGCTGGAAACGTGATGTCTCGAACATTAATGGGTGGTAGATCAGAGAGAAATGAGTTTCTACTCCTTCATGCTTTCACTGAGAAACAGTATATTGTACCTGATAAGGTCTATGGAAAGAAAGCGACAGGCGATGACGCGGATGTGGAAGATAATGACGGATCTAATAATGTCTCTAAAAAACAAGGAAAGAAGAAAGCAGCTTATTCTGGAGGTCTCGTACTGGACCCCAAGAAAGGTTTCTACGATAAGCTCATTCTCCTCATGGACTTCAATTCCTTGTATCCCAGTATTATCCAAGAGTATAACATTTGTTTTACGACCATCAAGAGAAGGAATGGCGCCGTATCCGACGATGACATCAATAATCTGGTTTTGCCTAGTTCTAATACAGATTTTGGTGTTCTGCCGACGCAGATCCGAAAGCTTGTGGAAAGTAGACGAGAAGTTAAAAAGTTAATGAAGTCACCAGATTTACCATCAGAACAATACATGCAGTATAACATCAGGCAAATGGCTCTAAAACTCACGGCCAATTCAATGTACGGTTGTTTAGGTTTCACACATTCGAGGTTTTATGCAAAACCACTAGCAGCGCTGGTGACGTTGAAAGGCAGAGAAATTCTGATGGACACAAAAGAAATTGTTCAGAAATTAAATTACGAAGTCGTATATGGCGATACAGACAGTTTGATGATAAATACGAACTGTCTAGACTACGACTACGTGTTCAAGATCGGGAATGATCTTAAAAGAGAGATCAACAAAAAGTACAAACAAATAGAATTGGATATCGATGGGGTTTTCAAATATCTGCTCCTTttgaagaaaaagaaatatgCGGCTGTGGTGATAAGCAGGAATAAAAATGGAGAGTTCGTTTTTATTCAAGAACACAAGGGTTTGGATATAGTGAGACGTGACTGGTCGCAATTAGCCGCTGAATCGGggaaatttattttaagccaAATTCTCTCTGAACAGTCAGCCGACGAAAGACTAGAAAGTATTCAGAATCATTTGAGCAAACTGAAAGAAGATTTAGTCAGCAGTAAAATACCGctatcattattaacaattacAAAACAGCTTACTAAAAACCCCAACGAATATGCTGACAAAAGTGCCCAACCTCACGTCCAAGTAGCATTAAGACTAAACAGCAAAAATAGCAGGCGGTTCAAGAAAGGCGATATAGTGCCTTACATAATTTGCGAGGACGGAACAGCCAATTCTGCAACACAAAGAGCTTATCACGTCGAGGAGTTAAAGAATTCCGAAAACCTCAAAGTTGATTACAGATACTATTTAGCTCATCAGCTACATCCAGTTATATCTCGTATCTGTGAGCCAATCGAAGGCATGGACCCCGCGCGTGTCGCCGACTGCCTGGGCTTAGACCCCTCTGGCTACCGTCAAatgattaaaaaagaaaacactaATACTGATCAATACGAAGTAGAAAACGATCAGGAAAAATACAGACACTGCAAAGACTTCACGTTCGTTTGCGTGAACGAAGGgtgtaaaaaagaaaacagaatACGCGAGACTTTTGTGAAGTTGGACAAAGAGACTGTCTCGTTTTTAGAGCGATGTCAGAATGAAAAGTGTCCTGTGAAGCCAATAGACTATTTGGCGTGTATACAAAACCAGTTAACTTTGCAAATGCGTCAGTACCACAACCTTTACTACGCAGGCTGGATATCTTGCGAGGACCCTGCTTGTGGTTACCGCACGGTGCGTTTGCCGCAAACATTTGCGGGTGGCTACCCACTTTGTAGACAATGCGAGAAAGGGGTCATGTTCAGAGAATACACTGAGAAGGATGTATATCTCCAAATAAACTTCTTCCTATTTTTATTTGATCTTAACAAAAATAATGCCTCAA AAACAAAAGTTGCCCTACAAGTAGTCGCTGCCTATCAGGTTCTCAAAGAAATGGTAGAGGATGTTTTAGCACATTCAGCGTACtccataattaatttatctaagTTATTTAGATTCTTTTCATTGGATAAAAAAAATGGAGAAAAAGTTGAACCGGAGCCCATTGAAATAGATATTCTGCCAGAAAATGAACACATTGATGCCTTGATGGAGATGGGaccatattaa
- the LOC112042966 gene encoding DNA replication licensing factor Mcm7: protein MAMRDYASDKEGFKNFFIDFCQTDDEGHKFFKYSEQLSKVAHREQVSFVVELDDLHDMNQELAEAVMKNTRRYTNMVSDVVYEMIPDYKHREVAAKDTLDVYIEHRIMLEARNHRIPGEMRDPRNRYPAELIRRFEVYFKDMSTSKSVPIREVKAEHIGKLVTVRGIVTRCTDVKPLLVVATYSCSACGAETYQPVRSLQFTPPPACTADECRLNKTAGQLHLQTRGSRFQKFQELKIQEHSDQVPVGHIPRQLSVYCRGDTTRRAQPGDHVAITGVFLPLLNSGFRQMVQGLLSDTYLEAHGVTCLNQTDEGEMAEPLTEEELADLAEDDLYSRMARSLAPEIYGHEDVKKALLLLLVGGVDKRPNGMKIRGNINICLMGDPGVAKSQLLNYIDRLAPRSQYTTGRGSSGVGLTAAVLKDPFTGEMMLEGGALVLADQGVCCIDEFDKMAENDRTAIHEVMEQQTISIAKAGIMTCLNARVSILAAANPAYGRYNPKRTIEQNIQLPAALLSRFDLLWLIQDKPNREKDLELAKHIAYVHQHSMQPPGQTRALPMKLVRRYLGLTHRKHPAVPRNLTEYIVSSYVELRREARNARDVTFTSARNLLAILRLSTALARLRLSDMVEKEDVSEAIRLVEMSKQSLQHVEENVQRGISATDRIFAIVRELAGSSNTVKIADVIERCVDKGFKPDQVDNCIEEYENLNVWQVNQVRTKITFM, encoded by the exons atggcTATGCGTGACTACGCTTCTGATAAAG AGGggtttaaaaacttttttattgacTTCTGCCAAACTGACGATGAAGGGCACAAGTTCTTCAAATATTCTGAACAGCTTAGCAAAGTTGCACACAGGGAACAG GTGTCATTTGTGGTTGAGTTGGATGACTTGCACGATATGAACCAGGAGTTGGCAGAAGCTGTGATGAAGAACACTAGACGCTACACAAACATGGTGTCAGATGTTGTCTATGAAATGATCCCAGATTATAAACACAGAGAG GTTGCAGCCAAAGATACATTAGACGTGTACATTGAACACCGGATCATGTTGGAGGCGCGGAACCACCGGATCCCAGGAGAGATGCGCGACCCAAGGAACAGATACCCTGCTGAACTTATAAGAAGATT TGAAGTGTACTTCAAAGACATGTCAACATCAAAATCAGTGCCGATAAGAGAAGTCAAGGCCGAGCACATTGGTAAACTGGTGACAGTGCGGGGGATAGTGACTCGCTGCACCGACGTCAAGCCTCTGCTAGTAGTGGCAACATATTCATGTAGTGCCTGCGGGGCGGAGACATACCAGCCTGTGAGATCATTGCAGTTCACCCCACCACCCGCCTGCACTGCAGATGAGTGCCGACTTAACAAGACTGCTGGGCAGCTGCATTTGCAGACTAGGGGATCTAGGTTCCAGAAGTTCCAGGAGTTGAAAATACAAGAGCAT TCTGATCAAGTGCCAGTGGGACACATCCCGCGACAGCTGTCGGTGTACTGCCGCGGCGACACGACGCGACGCGCGCAGCCCGGCGACCACGTGGCCATCACCGGCGTGTTCCTGCCGCTGCTCAACTCCGGCTTCAGGCAGATGGTGCAGGGCCTGCTCTCCGACACCTACCTCGAAGCGCAC GGTGTGACGTGTCTGAACCAAACAGACGAAGGGGAAATGGCTGAGCCACTCACAGAGGAGGAGTTGGCGGATTTGGCGGAGGACGACTTGTATTCGAGGATGGCGCGCAGTCTCGCGCCAGAGATCTATGGCCATGAAGATGTGAAGAAGGCACTCCTACTGCTACTAGTGGGAGGCGTGGACAA GCGTCCAAATGGCATGAAGATTCGTGGCAACATCAACATCTGCCTGATGGGCGACCCCGGCGTGGCCAAGTCGCAGCTGCTCAACTACATCGACCGGCTCGCGCCGCGCAGCCAGTACACCACCGGCAGGGGCTCCTCCGGCGTGGGCTTGACTGCTGCAGTCTTGAAG GACCCCTTCACGGGCGAGATGATGCTGGAGGGCGGCGCACTGGTGCTGGCCGACCAGGGCGTGTGCTGCATTGACGAGTTCGACAAGATGGCGGAGAACGACCGCACCGCCATACACGAGGTCATGGAGCAGCAGACCATTAGTATTGCTAAA GCGGGTATAATGACGTGTCTGAACGCGCGCGTGTCCATCCTCGCGGCCGCCAACCCCGCGTACGGGCGCTACAATCCAAAGCGTACCATTGAGCAGAACATACAGCTGCCCGCCGCGTTGCTGTCGCGTTTCGATCTGCTTTGGCTGATCCAGGATAAACCTAATAG GGAGAAAGATCTGGAACTGGCCAAACACATAGCCTACGTCCATCAGCACTCCATGCAGCCCCCCGGCCAGACGCGCGCTCTGCCCATGAAGCTGGTCCGACGGTACCTGGGCCTGACGCACCGCAAGCACCCTGCCGTGCCGAGAAACCTTACGGAGTATATCGTGT CATCGTACGTGGAGCTGCGACGGGAAGCGCGGAACGCCCGTGACGTCACCTTCACGTCGGCCAGGAATTTGCTCGCTATTCTACGCCTGTCTACTGCACTCGCGCGACTGAG ACTATCAGACATGGTGGAAAAGGAAGACGTGTCGGAGGCGATCCGGTTAGTAGAAATGTCGAAGCAATCTCTACAGCATGTAGAAGAAAACGTACAGAG GGGTATAAGCGCCACGGACCGCATCTTCGCGATAGTGCGCGAGCTGGCCGGCTCCAGCAACACGGTGAAGATCGCTGACGTCATCGAGCGCTGCGTCGACAAGGGCTTCAAACCCGACCAG gtGGATAATTGTATCGAAGAGTACGAGAATCTCAACGTGTGGCAAGTGAACCAAGTGCGGACCAAGATCACCTTCATGTAA